Proteins from one Enterobacter bugandensis genomic window:
- a CDS encoding DUF485 domain-containing protein, producing MNNDICQQIENSAHYRELVDKRQRFAFTLSIIMLIIYVGFILLIAFAPHWLGTPLHEGTSVTRGIPIGIGVIVISFVLTGVYVWRANGEFDRLNKAVLQEVKAS from the coding sequence ATGAATAACGATATTTGTCAGCAGATAGAGAATAGTGCGCACTACAGGGAGCTCGTCGATAAGCGGCAACGGTTTGCCTTCACCCTTTCCATCATCATGCTGATTATCTATGTCGGCTTTATTCTGCTGATCGCCTTTGCGCCGCACTGGCTGGGCACCCCGTTACATGAGGGCACCAGCGTGACGCGCGGTATCCCCATTGGCATTGGCGTGATCGTGATTTCGTTTGTGCTGACCGGCGTCTACGTCTGGCGCGCGAACGGTGAGTTCGATCGTCTTAATAAAGCGGTACTGCAAGAGGTAAAAGCATCATGA